The Polycladomyces zharkentensis genome includes a window with the following:
- a CDS encoding M24 family metallopeptidase translates to MTRAVDTETSTIVRERLDRLRRWAAHNGLDGILLRKRRSFAWLTMGRCNHIVWTTEEGVADLLIFPDRAICVTTRMESDRIAEEELTGLGFEMIAPEWTEGVLPTLRRLCAGKTIGADVWPDALGIESAVYKGDALFQLTYVLEKEEIRRYAWLCRQAAMAVEETCREVRPGMSEWEIQSRLAAKILPHGIFPQVILVATDERVFRYRHPIPTAKPLRRYAMLVLCAEKWGLVANVTRLVHFGPLPKTLSDRRRKLAEIDLTMNLATRPGVPIRDVLRAGIEAYRRVGHPDDWRYLHQGGPTGYATREFLATPDSEGVVQLHQAFAWNPSLPGIKSEDTIWVDEQANHFLTHTGNWPYIIMERDGQVYQRPDILVIP, encoded by the coding sequence ATGACAAGGGCGGTGGATACGGAGACGTCCACCATCGTGCGAGAGCGTCTCGACCGACTTCGCAGATGGGCGGCACATAACGGGCTGGATGGCATCCTGTTGCGAAAACGGCGCAGTTTTGCATGGCTGACCATGGGACGGTGCAATCATATCGTCTGGACGACGGAAGAAGGGGTTGCCGATCTGCTGATTTTCCCCGATCGAGCGATCTGTGTGACGACACGGATGGAATCCGATCGGATCGCAGAGGAGGAGTTGACGGGCCTGGGATTTGAGATGATCGCCCCGGAATGGACCGAGGGAGTGTTGCCCACCCTCCGTCGGTTATGCGCAGGGAAAACGATCGGGGCCGATGTATGGCCGGATGCATTGGGGATCGAGAGCGCAGTCTATAAAGGAGATGCGCTGTTTCAGTTGACCTATGTGCTGGAGAAAGAGGAAATCCGGCGCTACGCATGGCTGTGCCGGCAGGCGGCGATGGCTGTTGAGGAGACTTGCCGGGAAGTTCGACCGGGGATGAGCGAGTGGGAGATTCAATCCCGTTTGGCGGCGAAGATTTTGCCGCATGGCATTTTCCCCCAGGTGATCCTGGTGGCCACAGATGAACGCGTGTTCCGCTACCGTCACCCCATCCCCACCGCCAAACCGCTCAGGCGCTACGCCATGTTGGTGCTCTGTGCGGAAAAATGGGGATTGGTGGCCAACGTGACGCGGTTGGTCCACTTCGGTCCCCTGCCGAAAACGTTGTCTGACCGCCGCAGGAAACTGGCCGAGATCGATTTGACCATGAATCTTGCCACCCGCCCGGGAGTCCCGATCCGAGACGTGTTACGTGCGGGCATCGAGGCATATCGCCGGGTGGGACACCCGGATGATTGGCGGTATCTTCATCAGGGCGGTCCGACCGGGTATGCGACACGTGAGTTTTTGGCGACACCGGACAGCGAGGGGGTCGTGCAACTGCATCAGGCGTTTGCCTGGAATCCCTCATTGCCGGGTATCAAATCGGAAGATACGATATGGGTGGACGAACAAGCGAACCACTTTCTCACCCACACCGGAAATTGGCCGTATATTATAATGGAGAGGGATGGACAAGTCTACCAACGGCCAGATATTTTGGTGATACCCTAA
- the galE gene encoding UDP-glucose 4-epimerase GalE, which translates to MAILVTGGAGYIGSHTVSELLDHGEEVIVLDNLEKGHREAVLAPTFIHGDVRDRDLLDRIFRRYDVEAVVHFAAYSLVGDSMKDPLAYYDNNVAAAQILLTKMIEHGVKRIVFSSTAATYGEPRQIPIQETDPTEPTNAYGETKLAIEKMMGWCEQAYGLRFVSLRYFNAAGAHPDGHIGEDHDPETHLIPIVLQVALGQREALSIFGDDYPTEDGTCIRDYVHVMDLAQAHRLALKRLRDTGKSGIYNLGSGTGFSVKQVVERAREITGHPIPARMAARRAGDPAVLIASSHKAREELGWRPQYEDLDTMIATAWAWHRSHPNGYRKEEIRG; encoded by the coding sequence ATGGCGATTCTCGTGACAGGCGGCGCCGGTTATATCGGCAGTCACACGGTAAGTGAACTGTTGGACCACGGCGAAGAAGTGATCGTGCTGGACAATCTGGAAAAAGGGCATCGGGAAGCGGTGCTGGCGCCGACGTTTATCCACGGCGATGTACGCGACCGCGATTTGTTGGACCGGATATTCCGCCGGTACGACGTGGAAGCGGTGGTTCATTTCGCCGCATACTCCCTGGTCGGCGATTCGATGAAAGATCCGTTGGCCTACTACGACAACAATGTGGCGGCGGCACAAATCCTGTTGACCAAAATGATCGAACACGGGGTGAAGCGCATCGTCTTTTCGTCGACGGCCGCCACGTACGGTGAACCCAGACAAATCCCCATTCAGGAGACGGACCCGACCGAACCGACCAATGCTTACGGCGAAACCAAACTGGCCATCGAAAAGATGATGGGATGGTGTGAACAGGCTTACGGATTGCGTTTTGTGTCCCTGCGGTATTTCAACGCGGCAGGTGCGCATCCGGACGGTCACATCGGCGAGGATCATGACCCGGAAACCCACTTGATTCCGATTGTGCTGCAAGTGGCCCTCGGTCAACGGGAGGCATTGTCCATTTTTGGCGATGATTATCCGACCGAAGACGGGACCTGCATCCGGGATTACGTACATGTGATGGATTTGGCGCAGGCGCACCGGTTGGCACTGAAGAGATTGCGGGATACGGGAAAAAGCGGTATCTACAATCTGGGCAGTGGAACCGGTTTCTCCGTGAAACAGGTGGTGGAACGCGCACGGGAGATTACGGGACACCCCATTCCCGCCCGTATGGCTGCGCGACGCGCGGGAGATCCGGCCGTGTTGATCGCATCTTCCCATAAGGCGCGGGAAGAGCTGGGATGGCGACCGCAATACGAGGATTTGGACACGATGATCGCCACGGCATGGGCTTGGCACCGATCCCATCCGAACGGATACAGAAAAGAGGAGATTCGCGGATGA
- a CDS encoding galactokinase, with protein sequence MAGENWFSEFERRFGDGDEVRVFFAPGRVNLIGEHTDYTGGYVFPAALTFGTWVMVRPRRDGWFRFASRQMEREVHCRVDEIRYRSEDGWANYPKGIIRQFLEQGAEMDGADMLFHGNIPMGSGLSSSASIEMATAVACQALAGTDWPMVELVKMAQHAENRFIGVQCGIMDQFASGMGRKDHAILLHCDTLRYRYAPMELGDYRLVITHTNKPRELADSKYNERRAECEEGFRQIRPWLDNAACLGEVDVGMWQRVRERVSDLTLRKRLTHVVEENARVHASVEALEQGDLIAFGRLMMQSHESLRDLYEVTGKELDALFDAARQVDGCIGTRMTGAGFGGCTVSLVHRDAVKTFQEEVGKQYERQTGLTPAFYTAEIGNGAHEVSEEVFTSWRFS encoded by the coding sequence ATGGCGGGTGAAAATTGGTTCAGCGAGTTTGAACGGCGGTTTGGCGATGGAGATGAGGTTCGCGTCTTTTTTGCGCCGGGAAGAGTGAATCTGATCGGAGAACATACCGATTACACGGGTGGTTACGTTTTTCCGGCGGCGCTGACGTTCGGCACATGGGTAATGGTTCGTCCGCGCAGAGATGGTTGGTTTCGATTCGCATCACGCCAAATGGAACGGGAAGTCCACTGCCGGGTGGATGAGATCCGATACCGTTCGGAAGACGGTTGGGCCAATTATCCCAAAGGAATCATCCGCCAGTTTTTGGAGCAGGGTGCCGAAATGGATGGAGCAGACATGCTATTTCACGGCAATATTCCGATGGGATCGGGACTGTCCTCCTCGGCTTCCATCGAGATGGCCACAGCGGTGGCTTGTCAAGCGTTGGCCGGAACGGACTGGCCGATGGTGGAGCTGGTCAAAATGGCGCAACATGCGGAAAACCGTTTCATCGGTGTCCAATGCGGGATCATGGATCAATTCGCCTCCGGCATGGGACGAAAAGATCACGCCATCCTGCTGCATTGTGACACCTTGCGGTACCGGTACGCACCGATGGAATTGGGCGATTATCGGTTGGTCATCACCCATACCAACAAACCGCGTGAACTGGCCGATTCCAAATACAACGAACGACGGGCAGAGTGCGAAGAAGGGTTTCGGCAAATCCGTCCCTGGTTGGACAACGCCGCTTGTCTGGGGGAGGTGGATGTGGGCATGTGGCAACGGGTGCGGGAACGGGTGTCCGATCTAACGCTGCGGAAGCGGCTGACGCATGTGGTGGAGGAAAACGCCCGTGTCCATGCATCCGTGGAAGCGTTGGAGCAAGGGGATTTGATCGCGTTTGGCCGACTGATGATGCAATCGCATGAATCCTTGCGCGATTTGTACGAAGTGACCGGGAAAGAACTGGATGCGCTGTTTGATGCGGCCCGACAGGTGGATGGATGCATCGGCACGCGCATGACGGGAGCGGGTTTCGGTGGATGCACGGTTAGTTTGGTGCACCGGGATGCGGTAAAGACATTTCAGGAGGAAGTCGGAAAACAGTATGAAAGGCAGACGGGATTGACGCCCGCTTTTTATACGGCGGAGATCGGTAACGGTGCACATGAAGTGAGCGAGGAGGTTTTTACATCATGGCGATTCTCGTGA
- the galT gene encoding galactose-1-phosphate uridylyltransferase yields MELRYNPLLDDWTMVASNRSHRPTMPKDFCPFCPGSGKVPDDYDVYAYDNDFPALMPDPPEPDPVGSTLYQTRKARGKCEVILYSPEHTITLPQLSVDHIEKLVDLWTERFVELGKDPAHQYVLIFENRGEECGVTMPHPHGQIYAYSQMPLKIRTELVNCRKHHERTGRCLICDMNREEKAFGQRVITENDSFLAYLPFFTDFPYGLFIVSKNHKTALPDFTRKEKRDLAEMLKHMTGTMDTLFNRLFPYMMVLHQRPVNGDDVEAYYHFHIEFYPPLRDRNKLKYYASSEMGAWAACNPHAVEQTAEQMREAYRRYLKKEGRSA; encoded by the coding sequence GTGGAACTCCGTTACAATCCGCTGTTGGATGATTGGACCATGGTCGCCAGCAATCGTTCGCACAGGCCGACCATGCCCAAGGACTTTTGTCCTTTTTGTCCGGGGTCGGGGAAAGTGCCCGATGATTACGATGTATATGCCTACGACAACGATTTTCCGGCATTGATGCCCGATCCGCCGGAGCCGGACCCGGTCGGCTCGACGCTCTACCAAACGAGAAAAGCCCGCGGCAAATGCGAAGTGATTCTATATTCACCGGAACATACGATCACTTTGCCCCAGCTGTCGGTGGATCATATCGAAAAGCTGGTTGATCTGTGGACGGAGCGGTTCGTCGAATTGGGTAAGGACCCTGCGCACCAGTATGTGCTGATCTTTGAAAACCGCGGTGAAGAATGTGGTGTGACCATGCCCCACCCGCACGGTCAAATTTATGCATATTCGCAAATGCCGCTCAAAATCCGAACGGAATTGGTCAATTGCCGAAAACATCACGAGCGGACCGGACGTTGCCTGATTTGCGATATGAACCGGGAGGAAAAGGCGTTTGGTCAACGGGTGATCACCGAGAATGATTCGTTTCTGGCGTATCTTCCCTTTTTCACCGACTTCCCTTACGGACTGTTTATCGTGAGCAAAAATCACAAAACCGCCTTGCCGGATTTCACGCGGAAGGAGAAGCGGGATTTGGCCGAGATGCTCAAACACATGACCGGTACGATGGATACACTGTTCAACCGGTTGTTCCCCTACATGATGGTGCTGCATCAACGTCCGGTCAACGGGGACGATGTGGAAGCGTACTATCATTTTCACATCGAATTTTATCCACCGTTGCGCGACCGTAATAAACTGAAATATTATGCTTCTTCGGAAATGGGAGCATGGGCGGCCTGCAACCCCCACGCGGTCGAACAAACGGCGGAGCAGATGAGGGAAGCGTACCGCCGGTATCTGAAAAAGGAGGGGCGGAGTGCTTAA
- a CDS encoding glucose-6-phosphate isomerase: MTKRLTFDYSKALTFVGEHEIAQMEPAVRTAHELLHNGTGAGNDFLGWVNLPFDYDRDEFARIQAAAKKIQSDSDALVVIGIGGSYLGARAAIEMLTHSFYNQLPKDKRKTPEIYFVGHHISSTYTAHLLELLEGKDISVNVISKSGTTTEPAIAFRFFREYMEKRYGKEEARRRIYATTDRAKGALKQLADAEGYETFVIPDDVGGRYSVLTAVGLLPIAVSGVDIEAMMAGARDAAEAYRNPVLAENPSYQYAAVRNALYRKGKTTELLVNYEPSFHYFAEWWKQLYGESEGKDQKGIFPAAVDFTTDLHSMGQYIQEGLRNIFETVIRIDQPRVDLTIQSDEDNLDGLNYLAGQTMDFVNKKAMEGTLLAHTDGGVPNLVVEVPEVSPYYFGQLVYFFEKACGISGYLLGVNPFDQPGVEAYKKNMFALLGKPGFESERERLLKRLNG; encoded by the coding sequence ATGACCAAACGATTGACGTTCGACTATTCGAAGGCATTGACGTTTGTTGGAGAGCATGAGATTGCCCAGATGGAGCCGGCCGTGCGGACGGCGCATGAGCTTCTGCATAACGGAACGGGGGCGGGCAACGATTTTCTTGGATGGGTAAATCTTCCCTTCGATTATGACCGGGACGAATTTGCCCGGATTCAGGCCGCTGCAAAAAAGATCCAGTCCGACTCGGATGCGTTGGTCGTGATCGGGATCGGCGGATCGTATCTGGGTGCGCGTGCCGCCATCGAAATGTTGACCCACAGCTTTTACAACCAATTACCGAAGGACAAACGGAAAACGCCTGAAATCTATTTCGTCGGTCACCACATCAGTTCCACGTACACCGCTCACTTGCTGGAGCTGTTGGAAGGCAAGGATATCAGCGTCAACGTGATTTCCAAATCGGGCACGACGACGGAACCTGCCATTGCATTCCGGTTCTTCCGTGAATACATGGAAAAGCGCTACGGAAAAGAAGAAGCACGTCGGCGCATTTACGCCACCACCGACCGGGCCAAAGGTGCCCTGAAACAACTGGCCGATGCCGAAGGATATGAGACGTTTGTCATCCCGGATGATGTCGGCGGGCGTTACTCCGTTTTGACGGCGGTGGGGCTGCTGCCGATCGCTGTGAGCGGAGTGGACATCGAAGCGATGATGGCCGGAGCCCGCGACGCAGCGGAAGCGTACCGCAACCCCGTGCTGGCGGAAAACCCGAGCTACCAGTATGCGGCGGTTCGCAACGCACTTTATCGAAAAGGGAAAACGACGGAGCTTTTGGTCAACTATGAGCCGTCCTTCCATTATTTTGCAGAATGGTGGAAGCAATTGTACGGCGAGAGTGAGGGGAAAGACCAGAAAGGCATTTTCCCGGCCGCTGTCGACTTTACCACCGATTTGCATTCGATGGGACAATACATCCAGGAAGGGTTGCGCAACATCTTTGAGACCGTGATCCGAATCGATCAACCCCGGGTGGATTTGACCATCCAGTCCGACGAGGACAACCTGGACGGATTGAACTACTTGGCCGGTCAAACGATGGACTTTGTGAACAAAAAAGCGATGGAAGGAACGCTTTTGGCTCACACTGACGGCGGAGTGCCCAATCTGGTGGTGGAAGTGCCGGAAGTCTCCCCGTATTATTTCGGCCAATTGGTCTATTTCTTCGAAAAAGCGTGCGGCATCAGCGGTTATCTGCTCGGCGTCAATCCGTTTGACCAACCCGGCGTGGAAGCGTACAAGAAAAATATGTTTGCGCTTTTGGGCAAACCCGGTTTCGAATCAGAACGGGAACGCCTGTTGAAACGGCTGAACGGATAA